The DNA region GCCGACCTGACGGAGTATGTCCGCCCGGGTGACTGCCTGGTGCTCAACAACACCCGCGTGTTCCCGGCCCGTCTGGTCGGCCGCCTTCCCACCGGCGGGGCTTGCGAGGTGCTGCTGGTGCGGCGGGTGGAGGACAACCGCTGGCTGGGTTTGGTCAAACCAGGACGCAAGGTCCGCCCCGGCAAGGTGCTGGCCATAGGGGACGGTTCCCTGGAGGCGCGCGTGCTGGATTACGCCGGCGACTCGGGCGAGCGGATTGTGGAGCTGGTTTGCCCGGATGGCTCCGACCCGCTGGCGGCAGTCGAGCGGGTGGGGCACGTGCCCCTGCCGCCCTATATCGGCCGCGAGGACACCCCGGACGACCGCGAGCGTTACCAGACAGTCTACGCCCGGCATAGCGGGGCGGTGGCCGCCCCGACCGCGGGATTGCACTTTACGCCCAGGGTGCTGGAGGCGGTGCGGGCGAAGGGGGCCACAACTGCGGAACTGACCCTGCATGTGGGCCCGGGCACGTTCCGCCCGGTGGTGGTGGAGGATATCGAAAGCCACCGCATGGAGGCCGAGTATTATGAGGTCACGGCCGAAACGCTGGGCACGATCCGCGGCACGAAAGTTGACGGCGGGCGAATTTTGGCCGTGGGCACCACCAGCGTGCGCACCCTGGAGACCCTGGCCACGCGCACGGAGGCCCTCGAGCCCGGCCACGTGGGCGGCGCCTCGGGTTGGACCGACATTTTCATCCATCCGGGCTATGAATTCAAGGTGGTGGACTGCCTGCTGACCAATTTCCACCTGCCG from bacterium includes:
- the queA gene encoding tRNA preQ1(34) S-adenosylmethionine ribosyltransferase-isomerase QueA, with product MRTADFDFELPPELIASQPAAQRDLSRLLVLDRESGRLAHRTFADLTEYVRPGDCLVLNNTRVFPARLVGRLPTGGACEVLLVRRVEDNRWLGLVKPGRKVRPGKVLAIGDGSLEARVLDYAGDSGERIVELVCPDGSDPLAAVERVGHVPLPPYIGREDTPDDRERYQTVYARHSGAVAAPTAGLHFTPRVLEAVRAKGATTAELTLHVGPGTFRPVVVEDIESHRMEAEYYEVTAETLGTIRGTKVDGGRILAVGTTSVRTLETLATRTEALEPGHVGGASGWTDIFIHPGYEFKVVDCLLTNFHLPCSTLIMLVSALAGRETVLASYAEAVSRRYRFYSYGDAMLIV